In Exiguobacterium sibiricum 7-3, a genomic segment contains:
- a CDS encoding glycerol-3-phosphate dehydrogenase/oxidase, whose product MANQQFSSKNRAEVYNRLTREELDLLVVGGGITGAGIALDAASRGMKIGLVEMQDFAAGTSSRSTKLVHGGLRYLKQFEIQMVAEVGKERAIVYENGPHVTTPEWMLLPMHKGGTFGPFSTSIGLRVYDFLAGVKRSEWRSMLSAKETLAKEPLVKQDGLKGGGYYVEYRTDDARLTIEVMKEAVAHGARVVNYTKAEEILYENGKVVGMRVTDLATGDVHEIRAKKVVNATGPWVDELREKDGSKVGKQLRLTKGVHVVIDQSKFPLKQAVYFDTPDGRMIFAIPRDGKAYVGTTDTFFDKDTSHPKFTVEDQEYVLDAIHYMFPEVKVTAEDVESSWAGVRPLIYEQGKDPSEISRKDEVWQSESGLITIAGGKLTGYRKMGEHVVDLVAKLLKQETNRAYARCATKNMPISGGHVGGAAGYAKFLKSQAPANGLTSEEVLFLAKRYGSNVPVVLEYAAAYDAAETELPRDVYAQLHYGINHEMVARPIDFFIRRTGAVFFDIAWARQYKEAVIKEMARHLNWTPAQTAEYTKELDIEIEDAAHALVTE is encoded by the coding sequence ATGGCAAACCAACAATTTTCAAGCAAAAACCGTGCAGAGGTCTACAATCGATTAACGCGTGAAGAACTTGATCTACTTGTCGTAGGTGGAGGAATCACGGGAGCTGGGATCGCACTTGATGCCGCGTCACGTGGCATGAAGATTGGACTCGTTGAGATGCAAGACTTTGCAGCGGGAACGTCAAGCCGTTCAACGAAATTGGTTCATGGTGGTTTACGTTATTTGAAACAATTCGAAATCCAAATGGTTGCCGAAGTCGGGAAAGAACGGGCCATCGTTTATGAAAACGGACCACACGTTACGACACCGGAATGGATGTTGTTACCGATGCATAAAGGCGGTACGTTCGGACCGTTCAGTACGTCAATCGGGTTACGTGTTTATGATTTCTTGGCAGGCGTTAAGCGTTCAGAGTGGCGTTCGATGTTGTCGGCAAAAGAAACATTGGCAAAAGAGCCGCTTGTGAAACAAGACGGTCTAAAAGGCGGCGGCTACTACGTTGAGTATCGGACAGATGATGCCCGTTTAACGATCGAAGTCATGAAAGAAGCAGTTGCTCACGGAGCACGTGTCGTCAACTACACGAAAGCGGAAGAAATTCTGTATGAAAACGGAAAAGTCGTCGGAATGCGTGTGACGGATCTCGCGACAGGAGACGTACATGAAATTCGTGCGAAGAAAGTCGTGAATGCAACCGGTCCTTGGGTCGATGAATTGCGTGAAAAAGACGGTTCGAAAGTCGGAAAACAACTGCGTTTGACAAAAGGGGTTCACGTCGTCATCGATCAGTCAAAATTCCCGCTGAAACAAGCAGTCTACTTTGATACACCGGATGGCCGGATGATTTTTGCCATTCCACGCGACGGAAAAGCTTATGTTGGAACAACAGATACGTTCTTTGACAAAGACACATCACATCCGAAGTTTACAGTCGAAGATCAAGAGTATGTCCTCGATGCGATTCATTACATGTTCCCTGAAGTGAAAGTGACAGCGGAAGATGTAGAATCAAGCTGGGCTGGTGTTCGTCCATTGATTTATGAACAAGGAAAAGACCCGTCTGAAATTTCGCGGAAAGACGAAGTATGGCAGTCTGAATCCGGTTTGATTACGATTGCCGGCGGAAAACTGACTGGCTATCGTAAAATGGGTGAGCATGTCGTTGACCTTGTCGCCAAATTATTAAAACAAGAAACAAACCGTGCCTATGCACGGTGTGCAACAAAAAACATGCCGATTTCAGGCGGTCATGTCGGAGGGGCAGCTGGATACGCGAAGTTCTTGAAATCACAAGCACCAGCAAACGGATTAACATCAGAAGAAGTGTTATTCCTTGCGAAACGATATGGCTCAAACGTGCCGGTCGTTCTTGAATATGCGGCAGCGTATGATGCGGCTGAAACAGAATTACCGCGTGATGTCTATGCACAGCTTCATTACGGAATCAACCACGAAATGGTGGCACGTCCAATCGATTTCTTCATCCGACGTACTGGCGCTGTCTTCTTTGATATTGCTTGGGCACGTCAGTATAAAGAAGCGGTCATCAAAGAGATGGCTCGTCACTTGAACTGGACACCTGCGCAAACAGCAGAGTATACAAAAGAACTCGATATCGAAATTGAGGATGCGGCTCACGCACTCGTCACAGAATAA
- a CDS encoding ABC transporter permease has protein sequence MLSLIQNEWMKWWTMKKSKIVLALYVAIAVGLVIIAKTNDFDFTRSDYYTWVSTILFGLLGIITIVFTAETIGNEVRYDTMKHLLMSPYSRMMIYFSKLLFSILIMLGQFIFIALITYAASFAFSEAGESLQLRDTVFALVNPVFTIFMTLFFSLVFRSVGMIIGFTVLAQFFTSIAGTVLLAFKPEIAKWIVFMHLDWSMYFKGALTYGTGEAMGTTLTFSVLFVLAHILVLFGGSILIFQKKSYL, from the coding sequence ATGCTTTCGCTCATACAAAATGAATGGATGAAATGGTGGACGATGAAAAAATCAAAAATCGTCCTGGCGCTATACGTTGCCATCGCGGTTGGACTTGTCATTATCGCGAAAACAAATGATTTTGACTTTACCCGAAGTGATTATTATACGTGGGTTTCGACCATCTTGTTTGGATTGCTCGGTATTATCACGATTGTCTTCACGGCGGAGACGATCGGGAATGAAGTTCGTTATGATACGATGAAACACCTGTTGATGAGTCCGTATTCGCGGATGATGATTTACTTCTCGAAACTGTTGTTTTCGATTTTAATCATGCTTGGTCAATTCATTTTTATCGCCTTGATTACGTATGCCGCATCGTTTGCATTTTCGGAAGCGGGGGAATCCCTCCAGTTGCGCGATACAGTCTTTGCACTCGTCAATCCGGTCTTCACGATTTTCATGACGCTGTTCTTCTCGCTGGTCTTCCGCTCTGTCGGTATGATCATCGGTTTTACCGTGCTGGCCCAGTTCTTTACGTCAATTGCCGGAACGGTGTTACTGGCCTTCAAACCGGAAATCGCAAAATGGATTGTCTTCATGCACCTGGACTGGTCGATGTATTTCAAAGGTGCTTTGACGTACGGTACAGGCGAAGCAATGGGAACGACGCTGACGTTTTCCGTCCTCTTCGTTTTGGCACACATCTTGGTGTTATTCGGCGGATCGATCCTGATTTTCCAAAAAAAATCATATCTTTAA
- a CDS encoding lipoate--protein ligase, whose product MKFIFHPDIHDARINLAVEDFILNNLNVSEEDYFLFYINGPSIIVGKNQNTNEEVNLKYVEENGIHVVRRLSGGGAVYHDLGNLNFSFLTKDDGDSFNNYKKFTEPVVKALHKLGVEAELSGRNDIHVGTRKISGNAQFTTKGRMFSHGTLMLDSNIEEVVNALVVSEEKMRSKGIKSVRSRVANISEFLTEPLTMDEFVEHLLESIYEGKEMERYVLTDEDWAKVHAISAERYGNWDWNFGKSPKFDVIHKKRFPIGTIDFRLNVKKGIIEEAKIYGDFFGVEDASEIARALEGKRYDRSSLREVLSQYELKKYFGAVELDEVLDVLA is encoded by the coding sequence ATGAAATTCATTTTCCATCCAGATATCCACGATGCACGGATCAATCTTGCTGTCGAGGACTTTATTTTAAATAATTTAAATGTCAGCGAAGAAGATTATTTCCTGTTCTACATCAACGGTCCGTCGATTATCGTCGGTAAAAACCAAAATACGAACGAGGAAGTCAACTTAAAATACGTTGAGGAAAACGGGATTCATGTGGTTCGTCGCCTGTCAGGCGGCGGTGCCGTTTACCACGATCTCGGCAATCTGAACTTCAGTTTCCTGACGAAAGATGATGGAGATTCATTCAACAACTATAAAAAATTCACGGAGCCGGTCGTAAAAGCACTGCACAAATTGGGTGTCGAAGCAGAGCTTTCCGGTCGTAATGACATTCATGTCGGAACCCGTAAAATCAGCGGAAACGCACAGTTTACGACAAAAGGCCGGATGTTCAGCCATGGTACATTGATGCTTGATTCGAACATTGAAGAAGTCGTCAATGCATTGGTCGTCAGTGAAGAAAAAATGCGCTCAAAAGGAATCAAATCGGTCCGCAGCCGGGTCGCGAACATTTCGGAATTTTTGACAGAGCCATTGACGATGGATGAATTCGTCGAACATCTCCTTGAATCGATTTATGAAGGAAAAGAGATGGAACGTTACGTCTTAACGGATGAAGATTGGGCAAAAGTTCATGCGATTTCAGCGGAACGTTACGGAAATTGGGATTGGAATTTCGGTAAATCACCGAAGTTTGATGTGATCCATAAAAAACGATTCCCGATCGGAACGATTGATTTCCGGTTGAATGTGAAAAAAGGAATCATCGAGGAAGCGAAAATTTACGGAGACTTCTTCGGGGTTGAGGACGCGTCAGAAATCGCCCGGGCATTAGAAGGAAAACGGTATGACCGGTCTTCGTTACGCGAAGTCTTGAGTCAGTACGAATTAAAGAAATATTTTGGTGCCGTGGAGCTGGACGAAGTGCTTGACGTTTTAGCATAA
- a CDS encoding SDR family oxidoreductase: protein MGYNKDNFLEGTLNDFINFEKVSEGLPKTEDQQPLPYYERDDYRAAGKLKGKVAIVTGGNSGIGRAISIAYTLEGAKIVIAFYGDKEGAEETKARLEELGGEVLLSQGDIGDGAYCEELVKKTIDRFGRLDIVVNNASMQKPEDSLLDITDESMEKTFKTNIFGMMRLARAALPHLTLGSAIINTTSSTAYEGNSLLIDYSSTKGAIVSFTRSLSMNLAKQGIRVNAVAPGPIWTPLITDTFPDESVKTFGKNTPMDRPGQPAEMASAYVFLACNDSSYMTGQVLHLNGGVIVNG from the coding sequence ATGGGCTACAATAAAGATAACTTTTTAGAGGGTACATTAAACGACTTCATCAATTTTGAAAAAGTTTCCGAGGGACTACCGAAAACGGAAGATCAACAGCCGTTGCCGTATTATGAGCGGGACGATTACCGTGCTGCCGGAAAATTAAAAGGGAAAGTCGCAATCGTGACAGGTGGGAATTCAGGAATTGGACGGGCCATCTCGATTGCTTATACATTAGAAGGTGCTAAAATCGTCATCGCGTTTTACGGCGACAAAGAAGGTGCCGAAGAAACAAAAGCCCGTCTCGAAGAACTCGGTGGCGAAGTGTTACTTTCGCAAGGAGACATCGGAGACGGTGCCTATTGTGAAGAACTCGTCAAAAAAACCATCGACCGTTTTGGTCGTCTTGATATCGTCGTCAACAATGCCAGTATGCAAAAACCGGAAGATTCGTTGCTCGACATCACGGATGAGTCCATGGAAAAAACATTCAAAACGAATATTTTCGGAATGATGCGTTTAGCACGCGCCGCCTTACCTCACTTGACGCTCGGCTCAGCCATCATCAATACGACTTCTTCGACAGCGTATGAAGGAAACTCACTGTTAATCGATTATTCGTCGACAAAAGGAGCCATCGTCAGCTTTACACGCAGTCTGTCGATGAACCTTGCGAAACAGGGAATCCGTGTCAATGCGGTTGCACCGGGTCCGATTTGGACACCGTTGATCACAGATACATTCCCTGATGAATCTGTAAAAACATTTGGTAAAAATACACCTATGGATCGTCCTGGACAACCGGCAGAAATGGCTTCAGCCTATGTCTTCTTAGCTTGTAACGATTCAAGTTATATGACCGGTCAAGTCCTGCATCTAAACGGTGGCGTCATCGTTAACGGTTAA
- the glpK gene encoding glycerol kinase GlpK, protein MENYILSLDQGTTSTRAILFNRSGEIVHSAQREFTQYFPKPGWVEHNANEIWGSVLAVVATCLTEANVKATQIAGIGITNQRETAVVWEKETGKPIHNAVVWQSRQTAEICEELRSAGHAELFRAKTGLLIDAYFSGTKVKWILDHVEGSRERAERGELLFGTIDTWLIWKLSGGKAHVTDYSNASRTLMYNIHELKWDDELLQLLDVPKAMLPEVRPSSEVYAHTAGYHFFGESVPIAGAAGDQQAALFGQACFEKGMAKNTYGTGCFMLLNTGDKAVTSEHGLLTTIAWGIDGKVQYALEGSIFVAGSAIQWLRDGLRLINDAKETEAYATRVTSSDGVYVVPAFVGLGTPYWDSDVRGAVFGLTRGTEKEHFIRATLESLAYQTRDVLTAMEQDSGIEMSALRVDGGAVKNDFLMQFQSDIIQAPVERPEINETTALGAAYLAGLAVGFFENQKQISAHWKMDRRFEMDMAEAESEDLYAGWKKAVQAAMLFK, encoded by the coding sequence ATGGAGAACTACATTTTGTCATTAGATCAAGGAACAACGAGTACACGGGCGATTTTATTCAACCGTTCCGGAGAAATCGTTCATTCCGCACAACGTGAGTTTACGCAGTACTTTCCAAAACCAGGTTGGGTCGAACACAATGCCAATGAAATTTGGGGAAGTGTCCTTGCGGTCGTTGCAACCTGTTTAACGGAAGCCAACGTCAAAGCGACACAAATCGCTGGAATCGGCATTACGAACCAACGGGAAACAGCGGTCGTCTGGGAGAAAGAGACTGGAAAACCGATTCATAATGCAGTTGTCTGGCAATCGAGACAAACAGCTGAAATTTGTGAAGAGTTACGGAGTGCAGGACATGCCGAATTGTTCCGTGCAAAAACAGGTTTGTTGATTGATGCCTATTTCTCCGGAACGAAGGTCAAGTGGATTCTTGATCACGTTGAAGGTTCCCGGGAACGGGCAGAACGTGGTGAACTGTTGTTTGGAACGATTGATACCTGGTTGATTTGGAAGTTGTCAGGCGGTAAAGCCCATGTCACGGATTATTCCAATGCCAGCCGGACGTTGATGTATAACATCCACGAGCTGAAATGGGATGACGAATTACTTCAGCTCCTCGATGTTCCAAAAGCCATGCTTCCTGAAGTCCGTCCGTCTTCTGAAGTTTATGCGCATACAGCTGGCTATCACTTCTTCGGTGAATCGGTTCCGATTGCCGGAGCTGCCGGAGATCAACAGGCCGCTTTATTCGGTCAAGCTTGTTTCGAAAAAGGAATGGCGAAAAACACATACGGAACAGGATGTTTCATGTTGCTGAATACGGGCGACAAAGCTGTGACATCGGAACACGGTCTCTTGACGACGATTGCGTGGGGAATCGACGGAAAAGTCCAGTATGCGCTCGAAGGCAGTATTTTTGTGGCAGGTTCAGCGATTCAATGGTTACGAGATGGTCTTCGCCTGATTAACGATGCGAAGGAAACAGAAGCTTACGCGACGCGTGTGACGTCTTCAGACGGGGTCTACGTCGTTCCTGCATTCGTCGGTCTCGGGACACCGTACTGGGACAGTGATGTCCGTGGTGCAGTCTTCGGTCTGACGCGGGGAACGGAAAAAGAACACTTCATCCGGGCGACACTTGAATCGCTGGCATATCAGACGCGTGACGTCTTGACAGCGATGGAACAGGATTCCGGAATCGAAATGTCTGCCTTACGTGTCGATGGTGGTGCCGTTAAAAATGATTTCCTCATGCAATTCCAGAGTGATATCATCCAAGCACCGGTCGAGCGTCCGGAAATTAATGAAACGACGGCCCTCGGGGCAGCATATCTTGCAGGACTAGCTGTTGGATTCTTTGAGAATCAAAAACAGATTTCAGCCCACTGGAAGATGGATCGTCGCTTTGAGATGGATATGGCGGAAGCAGAGAGCGAAGATCTTTACGCTGGATGGAAAAAAGCTGTTCAAGCGGCGATGTTGTTTAAATGA
- a CDS encoding YczE/YyaS/YitT family protein, which translates to MSQQKRIIIYLFSILINALGNSFMVTAAIGSAPWTSASEALARISPLTVGLAIVVLHVFALISALLLGSRFSWWTILLSFSLVVLFGTAIDFFLSIHQLLYTPIALWARILYMVIGMPLISLGLALYLQIGFVLMPPDYLMKSLISRFKSTSIGATVSLAIPFLIASILSLVEHELIGIGVGTFVFLLLNGPLIEFFQKTFPITRRVT; encoded by the coding sequence ATGAGTCAACAAAAAAGAATCATCATTTATTTATTTTCCATCCTCATCAATGCCCTCGGCAACAGCTTCATGGTCACGGCCGCCATCGGGAGTGCCCCGTGGACATCTGCCAGTGAAGCGTTAGCTCGTATTTCGCCGTTGACCGTCGGACTCGCTATTGTCGTTCTGCATGTTTTTGCACTCATCAGTGCTTTGCTTCTTGGCAGCCGCTTCAGTTGGTGGACGATTTTACTTAGCTTTTCCCTTGTCGTCCTGTTCGGGACAGCGATTGATTTCTTCTTATCGATTCACCAGCTCCTCTATACACCGATCGCCCTGTGGGCACGTATTTTGTATATGGTCATCGGGATGCCGTTGATTTCGCTTGGACTGGCGCTGTATCTGCAGATCGGCTTTGTCCTGATGCCGCCCGATTACTTGATGAAATCATTGATCAGCCGATTCAAAAGTACTTCGATCGGTGCAACGGTCAGCCTGGCGATTCCATTCCTGATTGCGAGTATTTTGTCGCTCGTTGAACACGAATTGATCGGGATTGGTGTCGGAACGTTCGTCTTTCTGTTGTTAAACGGTCCGCTAATTGAATTTTTCCAAAAAACATTCCCCATCACCCGTCGTGTTACCTGA
- a CDS encoding glycerol-3-phosphate responsive antiterminator: MTYFGQKILPSVRKLEDFEKMLKSPYEYGVLLEMHVSRLKAVYELAHRYDKKMFLHMDLVQGLKNDEFATEYVCQELKPYGVISTKASVIVKARQKKVKTMQRMFLLDSSSLEKSYHLMERTQPDYIEVLPGLMPKYIEEVKRKTGKLVFAGGLIDTVEEVEQAIAAGASSITTSNKELWKYFEPNK, encoded by the coding sequence ATGACGTACTTTGGTCAAAAGATTCTGCCGTCTGTCAGAAAGTTAGAAGACTTTGAAAAAATGTTGAAAAGTCCTTATGAGTACGGTGTACTACTCGAGATGCACGTCTCGCGCTTAAAGGCCGTCTATGAATTGGCACATCGGTATGATAAAAAAATGTTTTTGCATATGGATTTAGTTCAAGGGTTAAAAAACGATGAATTTGCGACCGAATATGTCTGCCAGGAATTAAAGCCCTATGGTGTCATCTCGACGAAGGCAAGTGTCATCGTAAAAGCCCGCCAAAAAAAGGTCAAGACGATGCAACGGATGTTTTTACTTGATTCGAGTTCACTTGAAAAAAGTTATCATCTGATGGAGCGGACGCAACCTGATTATATCGAAGTATTACCGGGATTGATGCCGAAGTATATTGAAGAGGTCAAACGAAAAACCGGAAAACTGGTGTTCGCCGGTGGACTGATTGATACCGTTGAGGAAGTGGAGCAAGCAATCGCAGCTGGAGCATCGAGTATTACGACATCCAATAAAGAGTTGTGGAAATACTTTGAACCAAACAAATGA
- a CDS encoding MIP/aquaporin family protein, with product MSPVLAEFLGTALLVAFGNGVGAGVTLSKSYAKDAGWIVITLAWGFAVALSAYAVGQFSGAHLNPAVTLGLAFDGSFAWADVPGYIVAQILGGIAGASIVFVHYLPHWAETKDPAAKLGVFATSPAIPHTFANVMSELIATFLLVIGILSIGANTFSDGLNPLVVGVLIVGLGMSFGGTTGYAMNPARDLGPRIAHFILPIAGKGSSNWGYAWIPVLGPVLGGSLGGLFYRSVFSGKDTPAFVIVGLVTIVILGLCYKFGVRPNKSTSVKSKSA from the coding sequence ATGTCACCGGTATTAGCAGAGTTTTTAGGGACAGCACTTCTCGTGGCGTTCGGGAATGGTGTCGGAGCAGGTGTCACATTATCGAAATCCTACGCGAAAGATGCCGGCTGGATCGTCATTACGTTAGCTTGGGGTTTTGCGGTGGCACTCTCTGCCTATGCAGTCGGTCAATTCAGTGGCGCACACTTGAATCCGGCCGTAACACTTGGTCTTGCTTTTGACGGATCATTTGCTTGGGCGGATGTTCCGGGATACATCGTGGCGCAAATATTAGGCGGGATTGCTGGAGCGAGTATCGTATTCGTTCACTACTTGCCACACTGGGCAGAAACGAAAGACCCGGCGGCAAAACTGGGTGTTTTCGCGACATCGCCTGCGATTCCACATACATTTGCGAATGTCATGAGTGAATTGATTGCGACGTTTTTACTCGTCATTGGGATTTTATCAATTGGAGCCAATACGTTTTCAGACGGTCTGAATCCATTAGTCGTCGGTGTCTTGATTGTCGGTCTCGGGATGTCGTTTGGGGGGACGACGGGATACGCGATGAACCCTGCACGTGATTTAGGTCCACGGATTGCGCATTTTATCCTGCCGATTGCAGGAAAAGGTTCTTCTAACTGGGGTTATGCATGGATTCCGGTGCTCGGTCCAGTTCTTGGCGGAAGTCTTGGTGGATTGTTTTACCGATCCGTCTTCTCCGGGAAAGATACACCGGCATTTGTGATTGTCGGACTTGTGACAATCGTCATATTAGGTTTATGCTATAAATTCGGTGTTCGTCCGAATAAATCAACGTCAGTGAAGTCGAAGTCAGCTTAA
- a CDS encoding DsbA family oxidoreductase, translating into MKVEVWSDYACPFCYIGKKRLEKAIEANGATNVEVEFKSFELDPAAPETPTMGLYEILAAKYGTSVEQARSMSQGVVDSAKTDGLTYEMDRVIPANTFKAHRLTQLAKKHDKMDEVSEGLFQAYFMNGENLNDDSILTRIATEAGLETATVEAFLASDESSDEVRQEEDMARELGVTGVPFFVFDRKYAISGAQPVEAFSQVLDRMQQEQKVEIVAEGDACGVDGCN; encoded by the coding sequence ATGAAAGTAGAAGTCTGGTCAGATTACGCATGTCCGTTTTGTTATATCGGTAAAAAACGTTTGGAAAAGGCAATTGAGGCAAATGGTGCAACGAACGTCGAGGTAGAGTTCAAAAGTTTTGAGCTTGACCCGGCAGCACCTGAAACACCGACGATGGGGCTGTATGAAATTTTAGCGGCGAAGTACGGAACATCCGTTGAACAAGCGCGATCAATGTCACAAGGAGTCGTTGATTCCGCGAAGACAGACGGTCTGACATACGAAATGGATCGTGTCATTCCGGCAAACACATTTAAAGCTCACCGCCTGACTCAACTCGCTAAAAAACATGATAAAATGGATGAAGTATCAGAAGGATTGTTCCAAGCCTATTTCATGAACGGTGAAAATTTAAATGATGATTCGATTTTGACGCGGATTGCGACCGAAGCTGGACTGGAGACAGCAACCGTCGAGGCATTTCTCGCATCTGACGAATCTTCTGATGAAGTACGTCAAGAAGAAGACATGGCTCGTGAACTAGGTGTGACCGGTGTACCGTTCTTTGTATTCGACCGGAAGTATGCGATTTCAGGAGCACAGCCTGTTGAAGCCTTCAGCCAAGTGTTGGACCGGATGCAGCAGGAACAAAAGGTAGAAATCGTAGCTGAAGGTGATGCCTGCGGAGTCGACGGCTGTAACTAA
- a CDS encoding fatty acid--CoA ligase family protein, translating into MGLIHSVEETARQRPDSIAYVFEDVAVSYREFVEKFHRAAGALESHGIRKGDHVALILGNSPAFLIGYYAVMKQGAVAIPINPTYTPDELGYILMNGDVKGILGIAPLVEAAKERLVHLPHLAVVVSVPFNGQVGPEEHLGNVQFTTLERWLEIEHPIQEVTYEMDETAVILYTSGTTGKPKGAMLSHRNLTSNARSIGEYLHVSEQDRTLAVLPMFHVFCLTVVVNASLAHGATVIIASRFSPQETFELAKKEQVTIFAGVPTMYNFLLQTVKAHPEYTSAFDSIRLFVSGGASLPVPLLQAFDQTFNCHILEGYGLSEASPVTCFNPLDGVQKPGSIGPSIIDVENKVVDELGQEVPIGQVGELIVRGPNIMTGYYKMPEETQATLKEGWLYTGDLARQDEDGYFYIVDRKKDMIIVGGYNVYPREVEEILYQHPSIVEAAVIGIPDEEMGEAVKAFVVLREPLTETEVLDFCAISLAKYKCPTRIEFIDQLPRNTTGKILRTVLKKQPTNS; encoded by the coding sequence ATGGGATTGATTCATTCGGTGGAAGAAACGGCTCGGCAACGTCCGGATAGCATCGCCTACGTATTTGAAGATGTCGCAGTCAGTTATCGTGAATTTGTTGAGAAGTTTCACCGGGCCGCCGGAGCACTCGAGTCACATGGAATTCGAAAAGGGGATCACGTTGCTCTAATACTTGGGAATAGTCCGGCTTTCTTGATTGGTTATTATGCTGTCATGAAGCAGGGAGCGGTTGCCATCCCGATCAATCCGACCTATACGCCGGATGAACTCGGTTACATCTTAATGAACGGGGATGTCAAAGGAATTCTAGGAATCGCACCTCTCGTTGAAGCGGCAAAAGAGCGATTGGTTCATTTACCGCATCTTGCCGTCGTCGTCTCCGTTCCGTTTAACGGTCAAGTCGGTCCTGAAGAACACCTTGGAAATGTTCAGTTCACGACGCTTGAACGTTGGTTAGAGATTGAACATCCGATTCAAGAAGTGACGTATGAAATGGATGAGACCGCCGTCATCCTGTATACGAGCGGGACGACAGGGAAACCAAAAGGAGCGATGTTATCACATCGAAACCTGACTTCCAATGCACGTTCCATCGGGGAATACTTACATGTCTCGGAACAGGACCGGACACTCGCTGTGTTACCGATGTTTCATGTCTTTTGTTTGACGGTCGTCGTCAATGCGTCACTGGCACACGGGGCGACGGTTATCATCGCCTCTCGTTTTTCACCACAGGAGACGTTTGAACTGGCGAAAAAAGAACAGGTAACGATTTTTGCTGGTGTACCGACGATGTATAACTTCCTGTTACAGACAGTAAAAGCGCATCCGGAATATACAAGTGCGTTTGACTCGATCCGGTTGTTCGTTTCAGGTGGAGCCAGTTTACCGGTGCCGTTGCTTCAAGCATTTGACCAAACCTTTAACTGCCATATCCTTGAAGGATACGGTCTGTCAGAAGCTTCTCCCGTCACCTGTTTCAATCCTTTGGATGGTGTGCAAAAGCCAGGATCGATCGGACCTTCGATCATCGACGTTGAAAACAAGGTCGTCGACGAGCTCGGACAGGAAGTTCCGATTGGTCAAGTCGGAGAATTGATCGTGCGTGGTCCGAACATCATGACCGGATACTACAAAATGCCTGAAGAAACACAAGCGACGCTAAAAGAAGGATGGCTCTACACCGGTGATTTAGCAAGACAAGACGAGGATGGATACTTTTATATCGTCGACCGGAAAAAAGATATGATTATCGTCGGCGGATATAATGTCTATCCCCGTGAAGTCGAGGAAATCTTATATCAACATCCATCGATTGTCGAAGCAGCTGTCATCGGTATACCGGATGAAGAAATGGGCGAAGCAGTGAAGGCGTTTGTTGTCTTGCGTGAACCGTTGACCGAAACGGAAGTCCTCGATTTCTGTGCCATTTCACTCGCAAAGTAT